The following are from one region of the Paenibacillus bovis genome:
- a CDS encoding DUF1273 domain-containing protein, with protein MKNLLVTGYRAHELNIFGQKHEGIVYIQQAIRSKLIPLIEEGVEWVITPGQYGVDLWTCEVAIELKQQYPQLQVSILSAFANAEERWSDDKKEYYNEILKGIDFHGIVSNQPYQGIWQFKARDELLFRKTDGILLVYDEDAGEGSPRFFKEEALQRQQNEGYRYISISSEDIQTIADEQRMEEQFEENFEEKVTDSFEEI; from the coding sequence AAAAGCATGAAGGCATTGTCTATATCCAGCAGGCGATCCGCAGCAAGCTGATCCCGCTGATCGAAGAAGGAGTGGAATGGGTGATCACTCCCGGTCAGTATGGTGTGGATCTGTGGACATGTGAAGTGGCTATCGAGCTGAAGCAGCAGTATCCACAGCTGCAGGTGTCCATTTTGTCTGCTTTTGCAAATGCAGAAGAGCGGTGGAGTGACGACAAGAAAGAATACTATAACGAGATTCTCAAAGGCATCGATTTCCATGGCATTGTCAGCAACCAGCCGTATCAGGGCATCTGGCAGTTCAAGGCACGGGATGAATTGCTGTTCCGCAAAACAGACGGGATTCTGCTGGTTTACGATGAGGATGCTGGCGAAGGGAGCCCGCGCTTTTTCAAAGAAGAGGCACTCCAAAGGCAGCAAAACGAAGGCTACCGGTATATCAGCATTAGCTCGGAAGATATTCAGACGATAGCAGATGAACAGCGTATGGAAGAACAGTTTGAAGAGAATTTCGAGGAGAAAGTGACGGATTCGTTTGAAGAAATCTAG
- a CDS encoding methionine ABC transporter ATP-binding protein yields MITLQGVSKYFGGTDRRQAAVEEVTLHIEAGDIHGIVGSSGAGKSTLLRMINMLERPDQGTVTVNGERLNELPERRLRPARQQIGMIFQQFNLLHNRTVGGNVAASLELAGVPRSRRQQRVRECLEQVGLLDKLNEYPAQLSGGQKQRVAIARAIANHPRVLLCDEPTSALDPRSTSGILELLQQINEQLGVTIVIVTHEMDVVKRLCSTVSVMEHGRITESYSREHDSFAPAPDYTLSYREQLLGRTDNNHSGASGRSAASQNEVNE; encoded by the coding sequence ATGATCACGCTGCAAGGCGTAAGCAAATATTTTGGTGGAACAGATCGCAGGCAGGCAGCAGTAGAAGAGGTGACTCTGCATATTGAAGCCGGGGATATACACGGCATTGTGGGCAGCAGCGGGGCAGGTAAATCGACGTTGCTGCGCATGATCAATATGCTGGAACGTCCAGATCAAGGTACAGTCACTGTGAATGGGGAGCGGCTGAACGAGCTGCCGGAACGTCGTCTTCGTCCGGCGCGTCAGCAGATCGGCATGATCTTTCAGCAGTTCAATCTGCTGCATAATCGCACGGTCGGCGGGAATGTCGCTGCTTCGCTGGAATTGGCCGGTGTACCCAGATCCCGCCGTCAGCAGCGGGTCAGAGAATGTCTGGAACAGGTGGGTCTGCTGGACAAGCTGAATGAATATCCGGCGCAGCTCAGCGGCGGACAGAAGCAGCGGGTAGCGATTGCGCGAGCGATTGCTAATCATCCGCGGGTGCTGCTGTGTGATGAACCGACATCTGCGCTTGATCCTCGCTCCACATCAGGTATTCTGGAGCTGCTGCAACAGATTAATGAGCAGTTGGGTGTAACGATCGTTATCGTGACGCATGAGATGGATGTAGTCAAGCGGCTATGTAGTACCGTATCCGTTATGGAGCACGGACGAATTACCGAGAGCTATTCGCGGGAACACGACTCATTTGCTCCGGCGCCGGATTATACGCTGTCCTACCGCGAACAGCTGCTAGGACGTACAGATAATAACCATTCCGGGGCTTCCGGCAGATCAGCGGCTTCGCAAAACGAGGTGAATGAGTAA
- the nirD gene encoding nitrite reductase small subunit NirD produces the protein MNSVQTFYPVGQVDEFMSRIGRVLELKGIELAVFRTSDNQVYALENRNPHPKGGPIAEGIVSGHILYDPLYDWQIDLETGLVQAPDEGQVRTFDVKLEGGQVWIAV, from the coding sequence ATGAACAGTGTACAGACATTTTACCCTGTCGGACAGGTAGACGAATTCATGAGCCGGATTGGCCGTGTACTGGAACTGAAAGGAATCGAGCTTGCGGTATTCCGTACGTCGGATAATCAGGTATATGCGCTGGAGAACCGTAATCCGCATCCCAAAGGCGGTCCGATCGCCGAAGGGATCGTGTCCGGACATATATTGTATGATCCGCTGTATGATTGGCAGATTGATCTGGAGACCGGGCTGGTACAGGCGCCGGATGAAGGTCAGGTGCGTACCTTTGACGTGAAGCTTGAAGGTGGACAGGTGTGGATCGCGGTCTGA
- a CDS encoding methionine ABC transporter permease: protein MDNTRTFTEMMDRYQSEIWQAIGDTFTMVGISIAAAVLIGLPLGTLLYLTKKGQLYENLYLAGVLNSLVNIIRSFPFLLLVVFLIPFTRMVVGTSIGTEAASVPLSIIAIAYYARLVEQALLDVPRGVVESARSMGASGLQIVFRFLYVEARSGLVLGLTTSAISFISYSTVVGIVGGGGIGDFAIRYGYQRFETDVMVYMIILMIILVQAVQFTGSLISRLIDKR, encoded by the coding sequence ATGGATAATACACGTACGTTTACCGAGATGATGGACCGTTATCAGTCGGAGATCTGGCAGGCGATTGGAGATACCTTTACAATGGTCGGGATCTCGATTGCAGCTGCTGTGCTGATCGGCCTGCCGCTTGGTACACTATTGTATCTGACCAAAAAAGGACAATTGTACGAGAATCTGTATCTGGCCGGTGTGCTGAACAGTCTCGTCAATATTATCCGCTCGTTTCCGTTTCTGCTGCTTGTCGTATTCCTGATCCCGTTCACTCGTATGGTCGTAGGCACCTCAATCGGGACAGAGGCGGCTTCGGTGCCGCTGTCGATTATCGCTATCGCTTATTATGCACGGCTGGTCGAACAGGCACTGCTCGATGTGCCACGCGGCGTCGTGGAATCGGCACGTTCAATGGGCGCTTCCGGGCTGCAGATCGTGTTTCGCTTTCTGTACGTAGAGGCGCGTTCCGGGCTGGTGCTCGGGCTAACGACCTCGGCGATCAGTTTCATTTCCTACTCGACTGTCGTGGGTATTGTCGGTGGAGGGGGAATCGGGGACTTTGCGATTCGGTACGGGTACCAGCGGTTCGAGACAGATGTGATGGTCTATATGATCATCCTGATGATTATTCTCGTACAGGCAGTACAATTTACAGGCAGCCTGATCTCCAGATTGATCGACAAAAGGTAA
- a CDS encoding MetQ/NlpA family ABC transporter substrate-binding protein — MMNKKAVLILLFAMTLLLAACGQKADNTASTNTGTDKQAGTTGEQTLKVATLIPPMTDILDIVKPLLQKDGINLEVVVLSDNVQPNDALANKEVDANFFQHVPYMKQYNESKGSNLVAIQPIYDAIYGAYSKKYKSIDQLPEGAVIAIANDPSNIGRSLQMLAQAGMITLKDGVGMNATQADITSNPKKFEFKEVDLLMLARMYDEADLVAMTPAYAKPLNLTPVKDALVTEKADSTFAITLVAREDNKDSAAIQKLKERMAGPEVKKFLEDNYSDIAVPAFK, encoded by the coding sequence ATGATGAACAAAAAAGCAGTACTGATTCTACTGTTCGCAATGACACTGCTGCTCGCAGCCTGCGGACAAAAAGCAGACAATACAGCCTCTACAAACACAGGTACAGATAAACAAGCAGGTACAACCGGTGAACAGACACTTAAGGTTGCGACGCTGATCCCGCCAATGACAGATATTCTGGATATTGTGAAGCCACTGCTGCAAAAAGACGGAATCAATCTGGAAGTAGTCGTACTTTCTGACAATGTACAGCCCAACGATGCACTGGCGAACAAAGAAGTTGATGCGAACTTCTTCCAGCATGTTCCTTACATGAAGCAGTATAATGAAAGCAAAGGCTCCAATCTGGTCGCGATCCAGCCGATCTATGATGCGATCTATGGCGCGTATTCCAAAAAGTACAAGAGTATCGACCAGCTGCCAGAAGGCGCAGTGATCGCTATTGCCAATGATCCATCCAATATCGGACGCTCCCTGCAGATGCTCGCACAGGCAGGCATGATCACACTCAAAGACGGCGTAGGCATGAATGCAACACAAGCGGATATTACATCTAACCCGAAGAAGTTTGAATTCAAAGAAGTAGATTTGCTGATGCTGGCTCGTATGTATGACGAAGCCGATCTGGTTGCCATGACTCCAGCGTATGCCAAGCCGCTGAACCTGACTCCGGTCAAGGATGCACTGGTAACGGAAAAAGCAGATTCCACCTTTGCAATCACACTGGTTGCCCGTGAAGATAACAAAGACTCCGCAGCAATCCAGAAGCTTAAAGAACGTATGGCCGGCCCGGAAGTGAAAAAATTCCTGGAAGACAATTATTCCGATATCGCTGTACCGGCATTCAAGTAA
- a CDS encoding DUF523 domain-containing protein has translation MIGISACLTGIACRYDGKSNRVSPLDDMVTSGRAVAFCPEVLGGMSTPREPAEIVGGTAEDVWRGAARVMTVSGEDVTDAFKQGAQLALEQARQAGITVAVLKANSPSCGSRMIYDGTFTGNKIVGSGLTAALFRRSGIEVFDEHTCAALLTAESNDSNK, from the coding sequence ATGATTGGAATTAGTGCTTGTCTCACTGGAATTGCCTGCCGTTACGATGGCAAAAGCAACCGGGTCAGTCCGCTGGATGATATGGTAACTTCCGGGCGAGCCGTGGCTTTCTGTCCGGAAGTGCTGGGAGGTATGAGTACGCCAAGAGAGCCGGCAGAGATTGTCGGCGGTACAGCAGAGGACGTATGGAGGGGAGCAGCCCGTGTCATGACAGTGTCCGGCGAAGATGTAACAGATGCCTTCAAGCAGGGCGCACAGTTGGCTCTGGAGCAAGCCAGACAAGCAGGCATCACCGTCGCCGTTCTCAAAGCCAACAGTCCTTCCTGCGGAAGCCGAATGATATATGACGGTACCTTTACTGGAAATAAAATTGTCGGTTCCGGTCTGACTGCGGCACTGTTCCGGCGCAGCGGCATCGAAGTGTTCGACGAACATACCTGTGCGGCGTTGCTAACAGCAGAATCAAATGACAGCAACAAATAA
- a CDS encoding alpha-keto acid decarboxylase family protein — protein MSTLTQTGTTLGNYLLDSLQQEGITEIFGVPGDYNFTLLDTLEKYEGIGFVPARNELNAGYAADGYARIKGIAAMITTFGVGEMSACNAIAGAYSENVPIIHIVGTPKMQAQQGKKLMHHTLLDGDYDVFRRVYEPITAYTTVLTPENAMFEIPQAIHIAKTTGKPVYLMVAIDLVTQQVLQHTAEQQPLKTSESSLQAAINHARQLLEASENAVLLSDSTVLRQRWQEPARQLAEALNIPAASTMMGKSGFDESHARYIGMYSGAFGNQEVTETVENADTVIALGLIWSDTNTANFTAQLDMNKVINIQPQSVMIGEAVYQNIRGEDMISALIELGWMSMSSVPEMSFPYDEQKGQLEEPLNTSYYYPRFQQMIQENDIVITETGTLFYGMSQLRLPHQAMYIGQGGWQSIGYATPSTFGASIAAPDRRVLLFTGEGSMQLTVQELSSMLEYGCKPIIFVLNNGGYTIEKYLNVKEEVAKQTYNEIPVWNYTQLISTFGREAYTARVTTNGELDEAIRQAEQEQQHRLCLIEMIAGDPMDAPDYMKKIREFMQEQEKQQ, from the coding sequence ATGAGTACACTGACACAAACAGGCACCACACTGGGGAATTATCTGCTGGACAGCTTGCAGCAGGAGGGTATTACCGAGATATTCGGCGTACCCGGAGACTATAATTTTACGCTACTGGATACTTTGGAGAAATATGAAGGTATCGGCTTTGTTCCAGCGCGCAATGAACTGAATGCTGGTTATGCCGCAGACGGTTACGCGCGGATCAAAGGAATCGCGGCGATGATTACGACCTTTGGTGTAGGTGAAATGAGTGCCTGCAATGCCATCGCAGGTGCCTACAGTGAGAATGTACCGATCATCCATATCGTCGGCACGCCCAAAATGCAAGCGCAGCAGGGCAAAAAGCTGATGCACCACACGCTGCTCGATGGAGACTACGACGTGTTCCGTCGGGTATATGAGCCGATTACGGCCTACACGACGGTTCTTACCCCGGAGAATGCGATGTTCGAGATTCCACAGGCGATTCATATTGCCAAAACGACCGGCAAACCGGTCTATCTGATGGTCGCGATTGATCTGGTTACCCAGCAAGTGCTGCAGCATACTGCCGAGCAGCAGCCGCTGAAAACAAGCGAATCGTCTCTACAGGCTGCGATCAACCATGCCCGCCAGCTGCTGGAAGCTTCGGAAAACGCGGTATTGCTGTCCGACAGCACCGTATTGCGTCAGCGTTGGCAGGAGCCTGCACGTCAGCTCGCCGAAGCTCTTAATATTCCGGCTGCTTCCACAATGATGGGCAAAAGCGGATTCGACGAGAGTCATGCCCGCTATATCGGTATGTACAGCGGTGCTTTTGGCAATCAGGAAGTGACGGAGACGGTTGAGAATGCGGATACCGTGATTGCTCTCGGACTGATCTGGTCGGATACGAATACCGCTAATTTCACAGCTCAACTCGATATGAACAAAGTCATCAATATTCAGCCGCAATCGGTCATGATCGGAGAAGCCGTCTACCAGAATATTCGTGGTGAGGATATGATTAGTGCGCTGATCGAGCTGGGCTGGATGAGCATGTCATCTGTGCCAGAGATGTCATTCCCTTATGACGAGCAGAAGGGTCAGCTGGAGGAACCGCTGAATACAAGCTATTACTATCCACGTTTTCAGCAGATGATCCAGGAGAACGATATCGTTATTACCGAGACAGGTACGTTGTTCTACGGAATGTCCCAGCTGCGTTTGCCGCATCAGGCGATGTATATCGGTCAGGGCGGCTGGCAAAGTATCGGGTACGCGACACCTTCTACATTTGGGGCGAGTATAGCAGCTCCGGATCGCCGGGTGCTGTTATTTACGGGAGAAGGATCCATGCAGCTGACCGTGCAAGAGCTGAGTTCCATGCTGGAATACGGCTGCAAGCCGATTATTTTCGTCCTGAATAATGGTGGCTATACGATCGAGAAATACCTGAATGTCAAAGAGGAAGTAGCCAAGCAGACGTATAATGAAATTCCCGTCTGGAATTATACGCAGCTGATCAGCACCTTTGGCAGAGAAGCCTATACTGCCCGTGTGACAACAAATGGAGAACTGGATGAAGCGATTCGCCAGGCCGAACAAGAGCAGCAGCATCGTCTCTGTCTAATCGAGATGATCGCGGGCGATCCGATGGATGCACCGGATTATATGAAGAAAATCCGCGAGTTTATGCAGGAACAAGAAAAGCAGCAGTAA
- the nirB gene encoding nitrite reductase large subunit NirB has translation MNTTRERLVLIGNGMAGVATLEQIIKLGGAYDITVIGSEPHPNYNRIMLSYVLEGSQTIDDIVLNSHEWYEENQITLHTGVTVTAIDSDTHMVVTDNGMQIPYDKVIIATGSKSLILPIPGHEKQGVVGFRDIADCHQMLEAAKNYRTAAVIGGGLLGLEAAKGLVSLGMDVTVVHLMNDLMERQLDSVAAAMLKKELESQGIKFRMGAQTAELQGGERVERLLFKDGSTLQADFVVMAAGIRPNIEVAKNSGIEAARGILVDDYLRTSMDNVYAVGECVQHRDTCYGLVAPLFEQGMVLAKHICGSECQPYEGSTVSTKLKISGVDVFSAGVFIENEHQSVITARDDWKKTYKKIILQDNIIVGAVLFGDINDSAQLQKLIRDGAPMTDELYAELMGTGGCSHSKKKASVETMANDEIVCGCNGVTKLDIVSAIQDKGLTSVEEIKACTGATRSCGGCKPVVEQILQYVLGDGAAVASSQGMCGCTTHSRDEVVAAIREKGLRTVKEVMNVMEWHNPEGCSKCRPAINYYLGMIYPVEYQDEKSSRFVNERMNANIQKDGTYTVVPRMYGGVTTPEDLKKIADVSVKYNVKAVKMTGGQRIDLIGVEKEDLPKVWEELDMPSGYAYAKSLRTVKTCVGSQFCRFGTQDSMGMGASLEQRFERLDFPAKFKMAVNGCPRNCAESCTKDIGIVGNDGGWEIFIGGNGGIKARLADSFCKVKTDQELIDLCGAIIQYYRETGKYLERTSEWVERMGLDTIKAAILEDENNRQQLVERVNLALAQVEDPWQKVLNDEETRTALFGKKVEV, from the coding sequence ATGAACACAACACGCGAACGCTTGGTACTGATAGGAAACGGGATGGCAGGGGTAGCAACACTGGAGCAGATTATCAAATTGGGCGGTGCCTACGACATTACAGTCATCGGCAGTGAGCCACATCCTAACTACAACCGGATCATGCTCTCTTATGTACTGGAAGGCAGTCAGACGATTGACGATATCGTACTGAACAGCCATGAATGGTATGAAGAGAATCAGATTACACTGCATACCGGTGTAACAGTGACCGCTATCGATTCGGACACACACATGGTCGTAACCGATAACGGCATGCAGATCCCTTATGACAAAGTCATTATCGCTACTGGTTCCAAGTCGCTGATCCTGCCTATTCCCGGTCACGAAAAGCAGGGTGTTGTCGGATTCCGTGATATCGCGGACTGTCATCAGATGCTGGAAGCAGCCAAAAACTATCGTACCGCAGCGGTTATCGGTGGTGGTCTGCTCGGTCTCGAAGCCGCCAAAGGTCTGGTCAGTCTGGGCATGGATGTAACTGTGGTTCATCTGATGAACGATCTGATGGAACGTCAGCTCGATTCCGTAGCGGCAGCCATGCTGAAAAAGGAACTCGAGAGCCAGGGCATCAAATTCCGCATGGGCGCACAGACAGCCGAGCTGCAGGGCGGCGAACGTGTCGAACGCCTGCTGTTCAAGGATGGCTCGACGCTGCAGGCTGACTTTGTCGTCATGGCAGCCGGTATTCGTCCGAACATCGAAGTGGCAAAAAACAGCGGTATCGAAGCGGCGCGTGGTATCCTCGTGGATGACTATCTGCGTACCTCGATGGACAATGTCTATGCCGTCGGTGAATGCGTACAACACCGTGATACCTGTTATGGTCTGGTAGCGCCGCTGTTTGAACAAGGGATGGTACTTGCCAAGCATATCTGTGGCAGCGAATGCCAGCCTTATGAAGGTTCGACCGTATCGACCAAGCTGAAAATTTCGGGCGTTGATGTATTCTCGGCAGGCGTATTTATCGAAAATGAACATCAATCCGTGATCACTGCACGTGATGACTGGAAGAAAACCTATAAAAAAATTATTTTACAGGACAATATTATCGTTGGTGCCGTATTGTTCGGCGATATCAATGACTCGGCCCAGCTGCAAAAGCTGATCCGTGATGGCGCACCGATGACCGATGAATTGTACGCCGAACTGATGGGTACCGGCGGATGCAGCCACAGCAAGAAAAAAGCTTCGGTTGAAACGATGGCCAATGATGAAATCGTCTGCGGATGTAACGGTGTTACCAAGCTGGATATCGTTAGTGCTATTCAGGATAAAGGATTGACCAGCGTCGAAGAAATCAAAGCCTGCACCGGAGCGACCCGTTCGTGTGGTGGTTGTAAACCGGTAGTCGAGCAGATTCTGCAATATGTACTCGGTGATGGTGCAGCAGTCGCTTCGAGTCAGGGCATGTGCGGATGTACTACCCACAGTCGTGATGAAGTCGTCGCAGCTATCCGCGAAAAAGGGCTGAGAACTGTCAAAGAAGTTATGAACGTGATGGAATGGCATAATCCGGAAGGCTGCTCGAAGTGCCGTCCTGCGATCAACTACTACCTCGGCATGATCTATCCGGTAGAATACCAGGATGAGAAATCGTCCCGTTTTGTCAACGAGCGTATGAACGCCAATATCCAAAAAGATGGAACTTACACCGTAGTACCACGGATGTACGGTGGTGTAACTACACCGGAAGATCTCAAAAAAATCGCCGATGTATCGGTTAAATATAATGTCAAAGCCGTCAAAATGACCGGCGGACAACGGATTGACCTGATCGGAGTCGAGAAGGAAGATCTGCCAAAAGTATGGGAAGAACTTGATATGCCATCGGGTTATGCTTACGCCAAATCGCTGCGTACCGTCAAAACCTGTGTCGGCTCGCAGTTCTGCCGCTTTGGTACCCAGGATTCGATGGGTATGGGCGCATCGCTGGAACAGCGTTTCGAGCGTCTGGACTTCCCGGCCAAATTCAAAATGGCGGTTAATGGCTGCCCGCGTAACTGTGCTGAATCGTGCACCAAAGATATTGGTATCGTCGGCAATGACGGCGGATGGGAGATCTTCATCGGTGGTAACGGCGGGATCAAGGCTCGTCTGGCTGATTCGTTCTGCAAAGTCAAAACGGATCAGGAGCTGATCGATCTGTGCGGCGCTATTATCCAATACTACCGGGAGACAGGTAAATACCTGGAACGTACTTCGGAGTGGGTAGAGCGCATGGGACTGGATACTATCAAAGCAGCGATTCTGGAAGACGAAAATAACCGCCAACAGCTGGTAGAACGTGTCAATCTGGCACTCGCCCAGGTAGAAGATCCTTGGCAAAAAGTACTGAACGACGAAGAAACCCGTACTGCGCTGTTCGGTAAAAAAGTAGAAGTCTAA